GTGAACTGACGAAGCTTGGCGTGCCCTATACGGTGGTCGAAACGCCGGGCGGCTTCGACAGCGTCACCGTCCGGATCGGCGGCCGCGAGGTTGCGGGGGAGGATCCCGCGCTGCTCCGGCCCGCGCTCGAGGCGATGGGTTATGACTTTGCCAAACAGGTTCCCGGCGCGGGGGGCATCGCGATCATCTTCCTCGCGCTGCTGGGGCTCAGCGCGCTGTCGGGTTTCACCTATGGGCCGGTCGCGGCCTTGCTGTCGGAAATGTTCCCGCCACATGTGCGTTATTCGTCGCTGTCGATTCCCTATCATATCGGCACCGGCTATTTCGGGGGTTTCCTGCCGTTGATCGCCAGCTTCATCATCGCCAAGACGGGCAATGCCTATGCCGGGCTCTGGTATACATGGGGCGTCGTGCTCGCGGCGTTTCTGATCACCGCCTTCATGCTGAGGGATCCGGTCGAGGGGAAGTGGGATCGCGCCGGCGGCGCGGCGGCGCCCACGTCCTGACGCGCCCCATTGGCGCGGCGCGCGAAGCCGTATAGGGGCGGGGGGATGATTGCCATCGCTCCGCCGCTCCGCCTCCGTCTCGATTCCGACGCGCTTATCGCCAACTGGCGCTGGCTCGCGGGGCAGGGTGGTGCGGCGGCGTGCGGCGCGGCGATCAAGGCCGACGGATATGGGCTGGGCGCGCGCTGGGTGATGGAGCGGCTCGCTGCCGCGGGTTGCCGCGACTTCTTCGTTGCAACCTGGGCCGAGGCTGCGGCGCTGATGCCGCTGCCGCAGGGCATTTCGGTGTCGGTGCTTCATGGAGTCGGCGCCGCCGACATGGTTGCCGCGCGCCTGCTCCCCGCGCGCCCGGTGCTGAACAGCGTCGAACAGGTGCAGCGCTGGCGCGATAGCGGCGAGGGGCGGCCGTGCGACGTGATGGTCGATACGGGAATGAACCGCCTCGGCCTGCGGGTCGAAGAGGTGATGGGCGGTGCGCTCGACGGGCTGGCGATCGACATATTGCTCAGCCACCTTGCCTCGGCCGACGAGGATTGCGGCCAGAATGCGGCGCAGCTGGCGAGTTTTCGATCTTTGCGCGAGACGATACGGGCACGGCGATACAGCCTCGCCAACAGCGCGGGCATCTGTCTTGGCGCCGACTATGCATTCGACCTGACGCGCCCCGGCATCGCGCTCTACGGCGGCACGCCGCGCCGCGAAGCGCAGGGACATATACGGCAGGTCGTCTATCCCGAAACGCGCGTGCTACAGTTGCGCGAGGTCCGGGCGGGCGAAAGCGTCGGTTATGGCGCAACATGGACGGCATCCACGGACACCCGGGTGGCGGTGACCAACATGGGCTATGCCGATGGCTATCTGCGCTGTCATGCCGGGTCGGGTGGCGCGACCTGGCGGGGCCAGTCGCTGCCGCTGATCGGGCGCGTGTCGATGGATTTGACGGCGTTCGACGCGAGCAGCACAGAGGGGCTGCGCGAGGACGACTGGCTGGCGATCGAATATGACCTGCCGACGCGCGCGGCGGCCAGCGGCCTGTCGCAATATGAGCTGCTGACGGGATTGGGGAGCCGGTTCGGGCGCGGGTGGACGTAATAGTAGAGGCGCGTTCACGAAAAAAAGGGGCCGTCTTGCGACGGCCCCCAATTGGTCGGTTAGCCCAGAGTTAGAGCGAAGCCTGGATTCCCGCGTAGAAGAAGCGGCCCTGAACAGGGAAAATACCGCTTCCGGCACCCGTGCCGGTCAGGTCGAACGGCGGGCGCGTATCAAACACATTGTCCACGCCGAAATAGAAGCGGTATTTGTCATCCGGTTCGAAACCGACACGGAACGCGTGATACAGTCGATCCGGATACTTCCTGAAGGGGAAGGCGTCAGGGTTCGTCGGTGGACGCCCCTGATGGGAATGCTGGACTTCCCATGCATCGACCGCTTGTTTGCCGACATAACGCGCACTGTAACCGACATCGATTGTGCCGAAGTCCAC
This DNA window, taken from Sphingopyxis alaskensis RB2256, encodes the following:
- the alr gene encoding alanine racemase, translated to MIAIAPPLRLRLDSDALIANWRWLAGQGGAAACGAAIKADGYGLGARWVMERLAAAGCRDFFVATWAEAAALMPLPQGISVSVLHGVGAADMVAARLLPARPVLNSVEQVQRWRDSGEGRPCDVMVDTGMNRLGLRVEEVMGGALDGLAIDILLSHLASADEDCGQNAAQLASFRSLRETIRARRYSLANSAGICLGADYAFDLTRPGIALYGGTPRREAQGHIRQVVYPETRVLQLREVRAGESVGYGATWTASTDTRVAVTNMGYADGYLRCHAGSGGATWRGQSLPLIGRVSMDLTAFDASSTEGLREDDWLAIEYDLPTRAAASGLSQYELLTGLGSRFGRGWT